In Diaphorobacter ruginosibacter, the genomic stretch AACACCAACTTCCGGCGCGCCTACGAGCCGCTGCTGCCGGGGTGCTTTCACATCGACACGCCCTGGGTCTACCGCAACCCCTACACAGACGACCCGATCCGCCTCGGCGAGATCTGTGCCGAGCTGCTCGAGCGCGAAATCGTCTTCCAGGGACCGGACACGGTGGCGGCCTTCATCGCCGAGCCGGTGCAAGGTGCGGGCGGCGTGATCGTGCCGCCTCCCAACTTCTGGCCGCTGGTGCGGCAGATCTGCGACCGCCATGGCGTGCTGCTGATCGCCGACGAGGTGGTGACGGGCTTCGGCCGCACGGGCCAGTGGTTCGGTACGCGCCTGTGGAATGTGAATGCCGACATCATGTGCCTGGCCAAGGGCATCTCGGCGGGCTACATCCCGCTGGGTGCCACCACGGTGAACCGCAAGGTGGCGGAGGTCTTCGAGGCCGACACCTCGGGCTCTGCCGCGCTCGGCCATGGCTATACCTATAGCGCCCACCCGGTGGCCGCTGCCGCAGCGCTGGCGGCGCTGGCGGAGACCGAACGCCTGGGCGTGGTGGAGAACGCTGCTTGCCAGGGCGTGCTGCTGCATGAGCGTCTCAAGCGCCTGCAGTCCCGCTCCAAGGTGATCGGCGATGTGCGCGGCATCGGCCTCATGGCGGGTATTGAGATGGTGGCCAACCAGGCTACCCGCGAGAAGCTGCCGCGCAGCAGCGATCTGCCGGCGCGCATTCACCGCGAAGCCTACGAGCGCGGGTTGATGGTGCGTGTCTCTGGCGCCAACCTCATCCTGTCGCCACCGCTTGTGATCAGCGAGGCCGAGGTGAACCGCTTGTGCGACATCCTCGAGGCATCGTTCGCCGCGGTCGAGGCCACGCTGTGATGCCTCGGATCCTGCTTATCGGCACCGCAGATACCAAAAGCGCCGAGCTGCTCTATCTGCGGGAGCGGATCGCTGCGGCTGGTGGCGTGGCGAGGGTGATGGACGTGGGCGTGATGGCGCCCGCCGATTTCACCCCCGACATCGACCATGCCCAGGTGGCGTGCGCGGGGGGGACGGACATCTCTGCTCTGCGCATCTGCGGTGACGAGAATACGGCCATGGTGGCGATGGCGCAGGGCGCCGTAGCGATCGTACGGGAGCAATACCGCCAGGGACGGATGGACGGCGTGTTGATTCTCGGCGGCAGCATGGGCACCGACCTGGCGCTGGACGTGGCGGCGGCGCTGCCGCTCGGCGTTCCCAAGGTGGTGCTCTCCACCATTGCGCACTCGCATCTGATCGCACCCGAGCGCATCACGCCGGACCTCACGATGATGCTCTGGACGGGCGGGCTCTACGGCCTGAGCAGCCTGAGCCGGGCCACGCTGTCGCAAGCCGCCGGTGCGGTGGTGGGGGCATGCAGGGTGGCCGAGCCGCCGCGCTTCGAGCGCCCGCTCATCGGCATGACGTCGTTCGGCAAGACGTGCCTGCGCTATATGGTGCCGCTCAAGCCGGCGCTGGAGGCGCGGGGCTATGAGGTGGCCGTGTTCCACACCACGGGCATGGGCGGGCGTGCCTTCGAGAGCCTGGCGGAGCAGCGCGCCTTTGCGGCGGTGTTTGACTTCAGCCTGCAGGAAATCGGCAACCACCTGGGCGGCAGCTGCGTCTCGGCCGGCCCCGACCGCCTGCGCGCAGCGGGCCGCACAGGTGTGCCGCAGATCGTTGCGCCCGGAGCCATCGATCTCATCGATTTTCCGGCCTGGGGTGCGGTGCCCGCAGGCTTCGAGGGCCGGCCAAGCCACGAGCACAACCGCCTCATTGCCTCGGCCACGCTGGATGGCCCGGCGCGGCGATTGGTCGCCGGAGAGATCGCCGCCCGCCTGGCGGAGGCAGTAGGCCCCACGCAATTGTTGCTGCCGCTGGGCGGCGTCCATGCCTGGGATCTGCCCGGCGAGCCACTGCACGACGCCCCCGCGCTGGTGGCAATGCTGGACGCGCTGCAGACGCGCGCCGAAGCACTTGGCGTGCCCTGTCGCACCGTGCCCGCGCACATCAACGATGCGGCCTTCATCGAGGCCGCGCTGGACGTATTCGATACCTGGGTGGCGCAGGGCCTGGTGCCGACAGGCCGGCCGGCCATGTGGGAGAAGGCCGCATGAATTCAGAGAAGCAACAAGACACCATGACATCCAAGGCACTGGTACTGGACTTTGGCGGCGTGATCAGCCGCACCCTGTTTGAAACCCACCGGCTGTCGGAGCGCGCCCTCGGGCTGCCTCCCGGCACGCTGCAGTGGCTGGGTCCGTTCGGTCCGGACACCGATCCGCTGTGGTGCGACATGCAGGCCGACCGGATCACCGAGCGCGAGTATTGGCTGCATCGCACCCGGGAGGTGGGCAGTCTGCTGGGCGAGCAATGGGACCGCATGGAGACCCTGGTCAAGCGCGCGCGCGGGGCGGACGTGGAAGCCGTGATCCGGCCCGAAGCCGTGCAGGCCATCGCACAGGCTCGCGCGCAGGGCGTGCGGCTGGGCGTTCTCTCCAACGAGCTGGATCTGTTCTATGGCGCGGATTTCCGCAACCGCCTGCCGCTGCTGGATCAGTTCGAGGTCATCGTCGATGCCACCTATACCGGGGTGCTCAAGCCGGCCCCCGAGGCGTATGAGCAGGTGGCGCGCGAGCTGGGCGTGGCGGTGTCGGACTGCGTGTTTGTCGACGACCAGGCCCGCAACGTGGCAGGCGCGCAGCGGGCCGGCATGCAGGCCGTGGCGTTTGACGTTCAGGCCCCCGCCAGGTCGTTTGCCGAGGCCCTGCAGGCCCTGGGCATGCAGTGAAGCTGAAAAAAAAGCCAGAACAAGAGTACGAGTAAGCAAGAGTCAGTTGGGTCCCCAGAATCATCCATCAACAAAGTGAGACAAACATGAGCGCGATTCCATCCACCTCGGTGCCCGCCGAGGGCTCCACGTCGCTGCGCACCAATGCGCTGGGCGTGGGCTTCATCATCTTCTTCGTCGTTTCGGCGGCCAGTCCCTTGAGTGCGCTGGCGGGCGGCTTTCCCATCGGCATCATGCTGGGCAACGGCGCGGGCACACCGGCGCTGCTGCTTGCGGTGCTGGCATTGCTGCTGATGTTCTCGGTGGGCTACACCACCATGGCACGCTACCTCACCAACGCCGGGGGCTTCTATGCCTTTGCGTCACGCGGGCTGGGTGGCGTGGTGGGCGGAGCGGCGGGCGTGCTGGCGATGTTCGCCTACAACATGATGCAAGTGGGCCTGAACGGTCTGTTTGGCGGCGTGGTGGCCGGCACCATGGCCGAGACCTTCGGTATCAACGCGCCGTGGTGGGTCTACTCGCTGCTGGCGATGTTCAGCATCGCGGTGCTGGGTTATCGCAAGATCGATCTCTCGGCGCGGCTGCTGTCGGTCGTGGTGATCGCCGAATACCTGGTGGTGCTGGTACTGGACGTCGCGATTCTGCGCACGGGCGGTGATTCCGGCATCAACTTCGACGCCTTCAAGGTGTCGAACATCCTCAGCGGAACGCCGTCCATCGGCCTGCTGTTCTGTTTTGCGGCCTTCATCGGTTTTGAAGCGACGACGATCTACGGAGAGGAAGCCAAGGATCCCGAGCGCGCCATTCCGCTGGCCACTTATGCGTCGATTCTCCTGGTGGGGGCGTTCTACGCATTTTCTATCTGGGCCTTCATCGTGGGCGCGGGCTCGGGCAAGATCGTTCCTGCCTTGCAGGC encodes the following:
- a CDS encoding Tm-1-like ATP-binding domain-containing protein — encoded protein: MPRILLIGTADTKSAELLYLRERIAAAGGVARVMDVGVMAPADFTPDIDHAQVACAGGTDISALRICGDENTAMVAMAQGAVAIVREQYRQGRMDGVLILGGSMGTDLALDVAAALPLGVPKVVLSTIAHSHLIAPERITPDLTMMLWTGGLYGLSSLSRATLSQAAGAVVGACRVAEPPRFERPLIGMTSFGKTCLRYMVPLKPALEARGYEVAVFHTTGMGGRAFESLAEQRAFAAVFDFSLQEIGNHLGGSCVSAGPDRLRAAGRTGVPQIVAPGAIDLIDFPAWGAVPAGFEGRPSHEHNRLIASATLDGPARRLVAGEIAARLAEAVGPTQLLLPLGGVHAWDLPGEPLHDAPALVAMLDALQTRAEALGVPCRTVPAHINDAAFIEAALDVFDTWVAQGLVPTGRPAMWEKAA
- a CDS encoding HAD-IA family hydrolase, coding for MNSEKQQDTMTSKALVLDFGGVISRTLFETHRLSERALGLPPGTLQWLGPFGPDTDPLWCDMQADRITEREYWLHRTREVGSLLGEQWDRMETLVKRARGADVEAVIRPEAVQAIAQARAQGVRLGVLSNELDLFYGADFRNRLPLLDQFEVIVDATYTGVLKPAPEAYEQVARELGVAVSDCVFVDDQARNVAGAQRAGMQAVAFDVQAPARSFAEALQALGMQ
- a CDS encoding APC family permease — encoded protein: MSAIPSTSVPAEGSTSLRTNALGVGFIIFFVVSAASPLSALAGGFPIGIMLGNGAGTPALLLAVLALLLMFSVGYTTMARYLTNAGGFYAFASRGLGGVVGGAAGVLAMFAYNMMQVGLNGLFGGVVAGTMAETFGINAPWWVYSLLAMFSIAVLGYRKIDLSARLLSVVVIAEYLVVLVLDVAILRTGGDSGINFDAFKVSNILSGTPSIGLLFCFAAFIGFEATTIYGEEAKDPERAIPLATYASILLVGAFYAFSIWAFIVGAGSGKIVPALQALQDPTTFVYGLSDHYVGPQLTTAIRVLFMVSIYAGLLAFHNSAARYFYAIGRDGLLYRSLGTTHRVHQSPHLGSALQSLIAAVVIVIFAALGADPILHLFSWLTNLACLCVMLLMALTSIAVVSYFLGRRDLQLSMWRVAILPMASSVALTCVLCIAIVNFDVLTGASKTLSYLLCAVIPLAIAIGVALALRLRKAAPHRFAALGSHNHKL